Within the Pseudobythopirellula maris genome, the region AATGCAGCCGCGTTCTCGTCGGTGACGAGCAACAGATCCTCGGCGCGCACGCCGAGAACCGCTGGCCCCGCCAAGCCGGCGAGTGCGGGGGCGGGATCGAGGGGCCACTCCCCTGCCCCGCCGCGGAAGACTCCCGCTTGGACGACCCCCTCGAAAAGATTCATCGCCGGGCTGCCGACGAACGTCGCGGCAAACCGATTCGCGGGCCGGAGATAAACCTCGATCGGTGGGCCGGTCTGGCGGACCTCTCCATCGTCGAGCAGCACGAGTCGCTGGCCGAGGGTCATCGCCTCGATCTGATCGTGGGTCACGTAGAGCATCGTGGCGCCAAGGCGCCGGTGCAGTGCGGCGATTTCCGAGCGCATCTCGCCGCGGAGCTTCGCGTCGAGGCTCGAGAGCGGCTCGTCGAACAAGAAGGCCCGCGGCTGGCGTACGATCGACCGCCCCAGAGCAACGCGCTGACGCTGGCCGCCCGAGAGTTCCTGCGGGCGGCGATCGAGCAGCGACTGAAGTCCGAGGATCTCTGCGGCAGACGCCACACGCTGGGACCGCTCGGCCTCGGGCGTGCGGCGCAGCCCCAGCCCGAACTCCAGGTTCCGCCGCACCGTCAGGTGGGGGTAGAGGGCGTGGTCTTGGAACACCATCGCCACACTGCGTTTGGCGGGCGGGGCGTCGTTCATCCTTCTGCCATCGAAGGCTATCTCGCCGCCGCTTGGAGAATCGAGCCCCGCCACGAGCCTCAGTGCGGTCGTTTTGCCGCAACCGCTAGGGCCCGCTAAGACCACGAGTTCGCCGTCGGCCACGTCGAGGTCGACGCGGCGCAAGGCTTGGGCGCCGCCGGGGTAAGTCTTGCTAACTCGGCTTAAGGTGATTCGCGCCAAGGCGGCGTACCCATCTATTGAGGTGAATTCAAAGCCCAGGCGACGGGCAACTTTCAGGGTGGTCTAGATTAGCCCAAATCGGAGAGACTATCACAACACGACAGGCAGCCCGGTGGCCGCCTGGCTCTTCCCACGATAGCTGCTCGGCTCAGGAAGCATCGCCCCGATGACGCAGACCGATTACCACCTGCCCGCCCTCTCGCCCCCTCGCGCCATGCTCCGCGCCTGCAAGCGGGCGATTTTCCGCTGGAAGACCGTCGACACGGCCGGCGCCAAGCTCACCGGCGGGCAACTGCTGATGCGTTCGCTCGTGGTGCGTCGCATGCTCGCTCGCGAGTTGCTGGGCGCCGACGAGAAGCAGATCGGCGTGTTGCTGCCCCCTTCCAACGGCGCGGTGGTGGTCAACGCGGCCTTGGCGCTCGACCGCCGCGTGGCGGTGAACCTCAACTACTCCGTGACCGAAGCGGTGATGAACGCCTGTGTGCGTAAGGCGGGCATACGCCACGTGCTCACCAGCCGCAAGGTGGTCGACAAGCTCGACATGAAGATCGACGCCGAGGTGGTTTGCCTCGAGGACTTGCGTGACAAAGCGACGTTGGCCGACAAAGCGCTCGGCGCATTGGGCGCCTACGCCACGCCTTCGGCGCTGCTCGAACGGCGTCTCGGCTTGCACACCACGTCGATGGACGACTTGCTGACGGTTATCTTCACGTCCGGCTCGACGGGCGAGCCGAAGGGGGTGATGCTCACGCACGCCAACATCGCCTCGAACATCGACGCGATGCACCGCGGGATCGACCTGAGCAAAGAGGACGTGATCCTCGGCATCCTGCCGT harbors:
- a CDS encoding ABC transporter ATP-binding protein; amino-acid sequence: MARITLSRVSKTYPGGAQALRRVDLDVADGELVVLAGPSGCGKTTALRLVAGLDSPSGGEIAFDGRRMNDAPPAKRSVAMVFQDHALYPHLTVRRNLEFGLGLRRTPEAERSQRVASAAEILGLQSLLDRRPQELSGGQRQRVALGRSIVRQPRAFLFDEPLSSLDAKLRGEMRSEIAALHRRLGATMLYVTHDQIEAMTLGQRLVLLDDGEVRQTGPPIEVYLRPANRFAATFVGSPAMNLFEGVVQAGVFRGGAGEWPLDPAPALAGLAGPAVLGVRAEDLLLVTDENAAAFARAQLRTVERLGHETLLHCCLEAGAGDCVVRLPGDAGGWVGSVRLAIRAGRCHLFAADEAGERLN